GGCAACTCGATCGTGCCGTCATCACCCCGCTCGCCGGCGAGAAAGTTCATCGACGGTGAACCGATAAACCCGGCGACGAACAGGTTGTCGGGCCGGTTGTACAGGGTGCGCGGCGAGTCGACCTGCTGGACGATGCCCCGCCGCAGCACCGCCACCCGGTCGCCGAGGGTCATCGCCTCGACCTGGTCGTGGGTGACGTACACCGTCGTCGTGCCCAGGCGCTGCTGGATACGGGAGATCTCGGTGCGCATCTGCACCCGCAGCTTGGCATCCAGGTTGGACAGTGGCTCGTCCATCAGGAATGCCTGGGGCTCCCGGACGATCGCCCGGCCCATCGCCACCCGCTGACGCTGACCGCCCGACAGCGCCGCCGGCTTCCGGTCGAGCAGCTCGGTGAGCTCCAGGGATTCGGCGGCCTCCTCCACCCGACGGGTGATCTCGTCGGAGTCAACCTTGGCCAGCTCGAGGGGGAACCCCATGTTCCGCCGGACGGTCATGTGTGGGTAGATGGCATAGGACTGGAACACCATCGCCATGTCCCGGTCCTTGGGGTCGACGTCGTTGACCTCCTTGCCGTCCACCCGCAGCGTGCCCTCCGAGATGTCCTCGAGCCCGACGATCATGTTGAGCAGGGTCGACTTTCCACAACCGGACGGCCCGACGAGGATGAAGAACTCGCCGTCCTCGATCGTGAAGTTGGCCTTGTCGACGGCAACGGTGCCGTCGGCAAACCGCTTGGTGACGTTGTCGAGCTGGATCTCTCCCACGTGGGGCTCCTATCCCTTGACGGCGCCGGAGGTCAGCCCGGACACGATGCGGCGCTGGAAGATCAGCACCATGATGATGATCGGGACGGTCACCACCACCGAGGCGGCGGCGATCGATCCCGTTGGTTGTTCAAACTGGCTGCTGCCGGTGAAGAAGGCGATCGCCGCCGGTACGGTCCGGGCCTTGTTGGTCGACGTGAGCGATGTGGCGAAGAGGAAGTCGTTCCAGGCGAAGATGAACACGAGGATCGCCGAGGTGAACACGCCCGGAGCGGCCAGCGGTGCGACCACCTTGCGGAAGGCCTGAAACGGGGTGGCCCCGTCGACCCGGGCGGCCCGGTCGAGGTCCCAGGGGATCTCCCGGAAGAACGCCGACAGCGTCCAGATGGCCAAGGGCAACGTGAAGGTCATGTAGGGGATGATCAGGCCCGCCCAGGTGTCGAACAGGTGCAGCGTTCGCCACATGTTGAACAGCGGACCGATCACCGACACCGGGGGGAACATGGCGATGGCGAGAGCGCCGGCCAGCACCAACTTGCGGCCCGGGAAGTCCAGCCGCACGATGG
This window of the Candidatus Microthrix subdominans genome carries:
- the ugpC gene encoding sn-glycerol-3-phosphate ABC transporter ATP-binding protein UgpC; its protein translation is MGEIQLDNVTKRFADGTVAVDKANFTIEDGEFFILVGPSGCGKSTLLNMIVGLEDISEGTLRVDGKEVNDVDPKDRDMAMVFQSYAIYPHMTVRRNMGFPLELAKVDSDEITRRVEEAAESLELTELLDRKPAALSGGQRQRVAMGRAIVREPQAFLMDEPLSNLDAKLRVQMRTEISRIQQRLGTTTVYVTHDQVEAMTLGDRVAVLRRGIVQQVDSPRTLYNRPDNLFVAGFIGSPSMNFLAGERGDDGTIELPIGTITVPESLRETLDGASDRIIVGIRPEHIEDASLVEDRDDHLRFSATIDVVEWMGSELYAHFQTEGSQSDELEELAEELDQPALGAGDRAEMVARLDANSKAAEGEELEMVVDSDRVVLFDAETGANLFVDDQRD
- a CDS encoding carbohydrate ABC transporter permease translates to MASDTKERTAKERVLWAVGLAAVIFYALIPVAWIVSLSLKPSSQLTDGKFFPRSTTLENYRAIFEDSQFPSALRNSIGIALISTVLAVTLAMFAAYAIVRLDFPGRKLVLAGALAIAMFPPVSVIGPLFNMWRTLHLFDTWAGLIIPYMTFTLPLAIWTLSAFFREIPWDLDRAARVDGATPFQAFRKVVAPLAAPGVFTSAILVFIFAWNDFLFATSLTSTNKARTVPAAIAFFTGSSQFEQPTGSIAAASVVVTVPIIIMVLIFQRRIVSGLTSGAVKG